The DNA segment CCTAATGGAGAATCCATGAAAAAGATCCAAGTAGAGAGTAAACATAGCTTTACTTTGTGTTTACACTCCATCCCTCTGCAGACATCAGTTCTGATAACTAACACACACAGGCAGAATAAATGACACTGACCCCAGAGGCTGCTGGTCAAATAAACTTGCACCAAGCAGGGCAACTGATAAGAATCGGGTGTGTTTGGGTGAAGTGCGCTCGTAAAGGTCAGACACTGAAGGCCTTTTAACACATTCCTTTGTTTCctggtctctttttttttgtgccgtCACGCTATGCAAGGCCAAGGAACACATGCACAACATGGTCTGATGACATCTGCCTTTGTGACATAAATCTTCGTATTGCAATGACAGTAACGACAGAAAGGAAAGAAACCTTGTGATCTATCAGTTGAAATTCTTTTCTGATATGTTTCAAGTCACGCCCCACAGAGGATAATATCCTTTGTGCTGCACATTAGTGGTTCACTCATTAATAATTAGCTCAGTAGTGATTATGTGTCCATCATCCAAGCGACAAAGTCAGAAGATAAAGGCAACAAATTAAAGAACACAAACACGAAGGTAGTTCAATGCCATGAGTGGGAACATGTCTATTATGAAATGTTTTGATTGTTTGCAAGTTTGTATTTAATTCTTTCCAGTTTGCTTTGCAATAATTACTTTTAAACATAGTGTACTAAATATGTGGAAGGTCTTGTTTGTTTCTTACTATTTCAACATTCATAAGTAATTtacaaaaacatgtttgcaAATTGTGTAACTCAGAAGGTGTATGTGGATCACTATGACTCAGATGCTCCCTGCgggtattttattttcaagtgCACCCTCAGGGGAACCCCCCCTTCCACTTTCCAAGAAAGGAGAGTGTGCCATGTGAGTGTGGAGGAAGTTAGAACCATGAaggttgaaatcagagactgaggaatgtacgtgtgtgtgtgtatgtgcgtacgtgcgtgtgtgtgtgtcaccatCAGGAAACAGTGTGTGGACTGACAAAATGTTTCCCCTTCATGGGACTGCCTGAGAGGGGCCAGGTGAAACATGGGAGCGGGTGAAATCTACTTGCTGTACTATGGTGAATGAGCAATGAGGTCAAAACACACATCACTGGCTTCCTCTGTTGTGGTGGCAGGATGACACTCCCTCTGCTGCCTCCACATCTGGCAGCAGTGATCAAAGTCTGTGAGTCTGTATTTTTCAGAATTTCTTCCCCTTTATTATACTCAATGGGAAATTCAATCATACTTCAGGCGAGCAACTCTCAACAACTAGTTGCCATTGTGCGGGACTCAGCTACTGGGGGCACTGCCCCCTGGCCTCCTCCCACAAAATATGCTTTGAACCCCCAGGTTCCAGGCCAAATAATTTATATTCATGTATTTACTGATTATTCCGGGAATTTTTTCCACTTATCCCCCATGGGGAACATAATGTTCATCAGCCTTCTTTGAAGAATGTTttgggtttgtaaaaaaaaaaaaaaatgtttgttttgaggACCCCCTGAGATATCCATGGCCTTAGTTAACGTAATTGTCTGATCGTCCGCTCCGATTAAAAATGAAAGTTACTGTCGCCCATACTGCTTAGAGAAATGCCtcctggggccgggcctggctcAGTGATAGAGTGATCATCTTCCAACCCAGAGGTTAAGAGTTCCATTCCCAGCCATTGAGACCCTATtattgagcaagacactgaaccccCTACTTGGTCATGGTGTGTCATCAGTAGGTGAATGGGGAAGCAGTGAGAAGTGTTTTGAGTACCAAATTTACAAGTGACAGCCCACCATTCATCAGTgatggtggtgtgtgtgtgtgtgtgtgtgtgtgtgtgtgtgtgtgtgttgaggggagTGCAGTGGTCTTTAGGTATTTCTCGAAATACACTTCATTGCTGTGGCACTCAGTGGGAATGTGACAAGAGGGCAACATGCTTGCCGTTCCGACTGTTTTCTCACGGGAAAACCTAAGAGGCGTTTAGAGCACACGTGTGACTTTTCCTTGTCTTTTTCCACCAATACTCATCGTGTCGAGATCTGTAATTCTTCTATGCTATGTACAGTTTGAATACAAATAGTTAATACTTGAATTAACGTAGTAGTTTGGCAAAAGGTCACTACTATCTTTAATACTATCTAATGATAACATCAGAAAAAATACCTCTATGTGTTTATTCACTATCTTTAATGCTATCTGATCATAATATCAGGAAAAAATGTCTGCAGTATATCCCAATGCCTGTTTTCAAAATACAAAAGACGTCAGAAGAATACTTATTCAACTAAAATCCAGCAATGTGAAAAATGCATTTAACGAGGTAAATGCATAATTTCTTACTTCCTATTATTCATTGAAAGAAACAATgccccaactttattcacttgtgTTGAATCTAAAATTGGTTCAGTATTTTTGGTCAACAGAAGCTCATTTTGCTGACCGCAGAAActccacgcacgcgcgcacaccaaTTTGCGCGGTGCACGCGTACTGCAGTTTCAAGGCGAGTAGTGTGGGCGTGGCTTGGAGCAAGTACTCGCGTGTCCAGTCAGCTTCTGGCACGCTCCCACCGTGCACGGCCAAGAAAACTTATTTAAAAAGGGCTGGTGGTGCGCACACTCCCAGTCCCCACACGAGCCTCTAACCCGCAATGTAGCTGACGCGGATCTTTTCACCGTGCGTTGTTATCGGTTCTTACGGCTTGGAGAGGCACAGTACAATCGTCGGGATCCGGACCGCCAGGATGATCCGGCCGTGGGCTGCACTCCAGTGGGTCACAATGGCGCTTGTGTACCGGGCCTTGTGTACCGCGGCTCAGTACTCCAGCGATCTGTGCAACTGGCGAGGAAGGTAAGGATGGAGCCCACGCCAATAAACACACGATGCGCGCAATCACGAGCATAAATTCCACTTTTGCCCTCTCACACCATATTGTTAACATTGTTTGTCTGCTTCCAGGTAGGTAGGTGGTCGCGTCTTTTAAATAAAGTGAACAGGAGCGTCTTATTTTGAAACTTTTCTTTCGGAGAGATTCGAGCgcttcaaggtttttttttttcttcgttctTTGTTCCTCGAATTGAATTTCAGCGTGCAGTTTAACTTTTTCCGAGCCACAAATTTTACATAAGAAAAATCCCAAGACGCACCCGTAAACAAAAAGTTGCCTAAAGTTAAATATCTGCCAAGTTGTTGCTGGCATCGATGGATAAACTAACTGTATTTGTTTATATGACGCGTTGACGGGAATATAAATGAGTAACTTTTCTTCTTCCACTTTGATTATTGTTTACAGCAGTAAATACCCTTATGGGGATTATGTAGACGTCATATTTATGACTGCGTGTTTGTTTAGGTCAGACTAATaaataacatttatttttgAGGATCTGCTTATAAACAAATCCTGCTCCATCTGTCCCCAACTCTTATTTTTTACTTAAGATGCTGatctaaaatgttgaaatgcaaTCCACATTGCCCAGCACAAGAATGTCTAATCTCCAGTTCCtatcttaaataaataaaaccataTGGAGCCTTTGATCACTTGTCCCCCTCCTAAAGTTGTAAAGAACGAGAGGGATGACTTCACATGTGGCGCTGTAAATTTTAGCCGACTTCTAACGACTTAATAACCCCCTTGTCATTTGGATGTTGAGGTTGCTCGTGCACGCTGACCACATCAGTAGAAGAGAGAAATTTTGTCTTTATTATCTTTGCGCCCCATGaactaaatcttttttttccccttagtgGTCTGACCCACGAGTCGCATCGCAGAGACGTGGAGCAGGTCTACTTACGCTGCTCCCAGGGCTCGTTGGAGTGGCTCTACCCGACTGGCGCCATCATCGTCAACCTGCGTCCAAACACAGAACCGACATCGGCAAACATGGCAGGTCTCCATGCGTGCGTCAAACCCCAGCGTCACTCACAGGTAGTGTCTTTATTATCAATATAGTGGTACCTAGACCTACAAGTTTAATTTGGTGCATGGCAATGcttataactaaaaaaaaatcgtaTCCCAAATCCACTTTCCCTATTGAAATGAACGCAAATGCCGTTAATCCATTCCAGCCACCTAAAAAACATCAACATTTTTATGTAAATGTTTGTATAAGAACattataaaaaagataaaattttCCCACTTCACTGTCactgaacagttttttttttcccccaatcaaaaaaaattgcataaaatgcataatatctGTAGATCCGATCCAGCCGATCAGATCATTGGAAAGTCTGACATCATCCGCTCCTTCTTCTCTGCATTCACCTTTTAAGGACCCATGGTTAGAAAAAATTAAATTGACAAAATCCTCTAGGTATTTTGATAGCTGAAAATGTGAGCaccaaaaacaataaatatcTTTCAGTGCAGATGTGGTGGGCGAATGTTGAGAAGTTCCATATGGCGATGTGGTGTCAGGCATTttgaggcatttttttttcttctaaatcaTAAAGACTCAGCGACAACTCCTAATCGAAAACCGTGCACGTTGGAACACATGTTAGTTAAGATACCACTATAGAAAGTCCATTTTACTGTACGTGCATAATACAAACTGTGTATCGTCATCAAGGGTTCTCACCTGTATTTGGAGCGAACTGGTGATCTGAGGCTGCTGATGGCCGAGAGCGAACAGCCGCAGGGAAAAATACGTTGTTTCAGCCTGGCCAACGGCGCTCTCTTTGTGGAGGCCGTCCACCAGGCAGACATCAGTCGCAGGATAACTGCTTTCCAATACGAGCTGGTGTCCACCAAAGGGCCCGGAGCACACCTGTACCCACACCTTCAACCTGGTTTTGGTAAGAATCGTCCACCATGTTGTATGCAGTTCTTTATCCtgaccaaaaaaatgtctgaggTCTTATATTAAAATACATGGGAGCTATTTTGAGTTGGCTGGAAAATGTACGTATATCTTAGTCTATGCaatctcctttaaaaaaaactaagatAATGATCATATTGCTGATGCCAATGATTTGAAGTGTTGATTTGCTGCATTcactatccatccattcattttaagGCCTCATTTGGGTTGTGAGTgagctggagcttatcccagcccACTCCTGGCAAGAGGCAGGGTACACCCTTGACTGGCCGCCAGCCATTTACGAGGCACATATGAACAAACATACATTTGCACCTATGGACATTTGAGAGGCTTCATTGAGCCTTACATGCATGTTTCTGGAATGTGGGTGGAAAGCAGAGTACTTGGAAGAGCCAGACTTTTTCCCTAACCTCCCAAATTCCACTTCTGTTATTGTCATTTCACTTTTCCCCTTTACTGACTTTGGCACCCTTTTGTGGTGGCACCAAAAAGATTTCCAGAAAATGATGGTTGACTTTGCACTGAGTTTCAAAAGCAATAGCTAAGTATAATAAAATCCTTGCAGAAGTCTCAATTTAGTTTTGAGGAGGGAGTCTGCACAGTTAATAAAAACGACTAAAATTCAATGTAAACAAAGTCAAAAACAGCTGTCACAAGTCAGGTTTCACATTATTATGTAGTTGTCCTCAATTTGTAGTAGGTGATCATCTCTAATGAGATGTTAATCTGTTCAGCACAGGTCTGTCTCAGTGATGTGAGCAAAGGTGACAGGACAAAATTGGGTGATTTTGTGCATAAAAGGCCACATTGCCCATGTGAGCCATCTCATCCAGCATGAATGACTCCCTTGCCCCCCGCCATCTTGTCTCAGCCAGACTTGTAAAAACAAACAGGCCAATCAAAAGGTCATTTTGGGGTCAAGCATAAAAGTCAGCCGATCATCCCTCGGCTGTCAATCAAAGGATTGAGGCATTTTGGGTAGGCCACCCATAAGAGTCAATCAGCTTGGAGGCAAGGGAGGAAGTGTGCTGTTGGTCTTTAATATGTCCAACCAGTTCAAAGAACCTCAACCACACAATTATTACGTTGACGTTCGCTACAATGCAATGTTAGCTAATTCCAATTTCCTTTTCTTACTCTAGTCACTTGTGAACCGTGTTCGGATGAAGAAGTCCTCTTGGCTGTCTGCACCAGTGACTTTggtaaatataaaaacaaagctGTGCTCATGTTGATTAGtccaaggattttttttaaatgtatttatttatttatatatttatttgctgAAATTATACATGTGGTGAGGGGCAATCCCCGCCCCCCCATCTTCGTTGTGTGTGAAGTTttcaaaaaatatacatatataaatgtgTTTATCTACTTCAATCAGAACACTGACCTATGACAGCTTTGAAAATTGCCTTCTCCTCCATTGCGATGTCGATTTGAATCCGATTAATTCTTCACACTACACTGCTAACATTGATGCACTGAAAATAAGAATAAGGTCTCTGTTGTCTCTGTAGCGGGCAGCGGCACCTTTGAAGCCGTGCTATCGATCGGCGACGAGCACTCCCAGGCCGAGCTGACTCTGAGCCGACTCTTCCGCCAGAAGAACAGAATGTTTGTCAGCGGTGGGGCCAAAGTGCGGCGCTGGACGGGGCGTGTCAGCATTCCCACAAAGTGTGGCCTTCCCCACAGAGGAGACGAGTACCTTTTTACTGGCTCTGTCCATTTTGGTGAAGCGTGGCTTGGCTGCGCGCCTCGCTATAAGGACTTCCTGAGGCTTTACGGCAGAGCGCGGAGTACAGGAAGCAACCCTTGTCAAGTTGACGTTGACTGAGGGAATGCAAAGTGGAACAGCCGGAAA comes from the Syngnathus scovelli strain Florida chromosome 5, RoL_Ssco_1.2, whole genome shotgun sequence genome and includes:
- the metrnlb gene encoding meteorin-like protein: MIRPWAALQWVTMALVYRALCTAAQYSSDLCNWRGSGLTHESHRRDVEQVYLRCSQGSLEWLYPTGAIIVNLRPNTEPTSANMAGLHACVKPQRHSQGSHLYLERTGDLRLLMAESEQPQGKIRCFSLANGALFVEAVHQADISRRITAFQYELVSTKGPGAHLYPHLQPGFVTCEPCSDEEVLLAVCTSDFAGSGTFEAVLSIGDEHSQAELTLSRLFRQKNRMFVSGGAKVRRWTGRVSIPTKCGLPHRGDEYLFTGSVHFGEAWLGCAPRYKDFLRLYGRARSTGSNPCQVDVD